One window of the Chloroflexia bacterium SDU3-3 genome contains the following:
- a CDS encoding helix-turn-helix transcriptional regulator yields MPEIYHPDRDAIQLTEIFAALSDPHRIEIVRILASTHEQMCGTFEMGIVRSTLSHHLRVLREAGVIRSRVDGTQRFVSLRREDLDARFPGLLDAILAAQASA; encoded by the coding sequence GTGCCCGAGATCTACCACCCCGACCGCGACGCCATCCAGCTGACCGAAATATTCGCCGCGCTCAGCGACCCCCACCGCATCGAGATCGTGCGGATCCTGGCCAGCACACACGAGCAGATGTGCGGCACCTTCGAGATGGGTATCGTGCGCTCGACGCTGTCGCACCACCTGAGGGTGCTGCGCGAGGCGGGCGTGATCCGCTCGCGGGTGGATGGCACCCAGCGCTTTGTCTCGCTGCGCCGCGAGGATCTAGACGCGCGCTTCCCCGGCCTGCTCGACGCCATTCTGGCCGCGCAGGCCAGCGCCTAG
- a CDS encoding ABC transporter ATP-binding protein — MKSRTPERKSYMLHTHRHMLATYIRPLWRPAALMAALLLSGIGISLAGPQIMRAFIDTAERGGPPEALTWAALLFVGAGLLGQAVRVGATALSEHVGWASTNRLRADLLRHVAALDPRFHRHNPPGALMERVDGDPTALANFFSEFVVALLGNGLLLLGTLAMLWREDWRAGAAVSLYALLALATLRHIQRFGAGRWQAALQSEADLAAFLEERLRATEDIRASGAERHILLQLDALLRSQLAVLLRAFIARTLIYVGSHGMFALGYAVGLALAAWLYAQGAVSIGAAFLITSYVGMLAGPLENIRGQAEDFQQAQAALARVGELLALRPATPPGSATLPPGPAALACDAVGFRYDDDGDPALWDVSFRLGAGELLGVIGRTGSGKTTLARLLCRLYDPGAGHISLGGHDLRELDAASLRRHVGMVTQDVQIFAASVRENIAMFDPSTPDAAIWEALDALGLRELFAALPQGLETQLGPGGVGLSAGQAQLVACARLLLRQPSLVILDEASSRLDPATEALLDRAFARLLDGRAGVIIAHRLETLRRADHILLLENGRVAELGRRAALAADPASRFAALLRLGMAEELV; from the coding sequence ATGAAAAGCCGCACACCTGAGAGAAAGAGCTATATGCTGCACACCCATCGCCATATGCTGGCGACCTACATCCGCCCGCTGTGGCGGCCCGCCGCCCTGATGGCCGCGCTGCTGCTGAGCGGCATCGGCATCAGCCTCGCGGGGCCGCAGATCATGCGGGCCTTTATCGACACCGCCGAGCGCGGCGGGCCGCCTGAGGCGCTGACCTGGGCCGCGCTGCTATTCGTGGGCGCGGGGCTGCTGGGCCAGGCCGTGCGCGTGGGCGCGACCGCGCTCAGCGAGCACGTGGGCTGGGCCTCCACCAACCGCCTGCGCGCCGACCTGCTGCGCCATGTGGCCGCGCTCGACCCGCGCTTCCACCGCCACAACCCGCCCGGCGCGCTGATGGAGCGGGTCGACGGCGACCCCACCGCGCTGGCCAACTTCTTCTCCGAGTTCGTGGTGGCGCTGCTGGGCAACGGCCTGCTGCTGCTGGGCACGCTGGCCATGCTCTGGCGCGAGGACTGGCGCGCGGGCGCGGCGGTCAGCCTCTACGCCCTGCTGGCGCTGGCCACCCTGCGCCACATCCAGCGCTTCGGCGCGGGCCGCTGGCAGGCCGCGCTGCAGTCCGAGGCCGATCTGGCCGCCTTCCTTGAGGAGCGGCTGCGCGCCACCGAGGACATCCGCGCCAGCGGGGCCGAGCGCCACATCCTGCTCCAGCTCGACGCGCTGCTGCGCAGCCAGCTGGCCGTGCTGCTGCGCGCCTTCATCGCCCGCACGCTGATCTACGTCGGCAGCCACGGTATGTTCGCGCTGGGCTACGCCGTGGGCCTGGCCCTGGCGGCCTGGCTCTACGCCCAGGGCGCGGTCAGCATCGGCGCGGCCTTCCTGATCACATCCTACGTGGGCATGCTGGCCGGGCCGCTGGAGAACATCCGTGGCCAGGCCGAGGATTTCCAGCAAGCCCAGGCCGCCCTGGCCCGCGTGGGCGAGCTGCTGGCCCTGCGGCCCGCCACGCCGCCCGGCAGCGCCACGCTGCCCCCTGGCCCCGCCGCGCTGGCCTGCGATGCCGTGGGCTTCCGCTACGACGACGATGGCGACCCGGCGCTGTGGGATGTGAGCTTCCGCCTGGGCGCGGGCGAGCTGCTGGGCGTGATCGGGCGCACCGGCAGCGGCAAGACCACCCTGGCCCGCCTGCTCTGCCGCCTCTACGACCCCGGCGCGGGCCATATTTCGCTGGGCGGGCACGACCTGCGCGAGCTGGATGCGGCCAGCCTACGCCGCCACGTGGGCATGGTCACGCAGGATGTGCAGATCTTCGCCGCCAGCGTGCGTGAGAACATCGCCATGTTCGACCCATCCACCCCCGACGCGGCGATCTGGGAGGCCCTAGATGCCCTGGGCCTGCGCGAGCTCTTCGCAGCGCTGCCCCAAGGGCTGGAGACCCAGCTCGGCCCGGGCGGCGTGGGCCTCTCGGCTGGGCAGGCCCAGCTGGTGGCGTGCGCCCGCCTGCTGCTGCGCCAGCCCAGCCTGGTCATCCTCGATGAGGCATCCTCGCGGCTCGATCCGGCCACCGAGGCGCTGCTCGACCGCGCCTTCGCGCGGCTGCTGGATGGCCGAGCGGGCGTTATCATCGCCCACCGGCTGGAGACGCTGCGCCGCGCCGACCACATCCTGCTGCTGGAAAACGGGCGCGTGGCCGAGCTTGGCCGCCGCGCCGCGCTGGCCGCCGACCCCGCATCCCGCTTTGCGGCATTGCTGCGCCTGGGCATGGCCGAGGAGCTAGTATGA
- a CDS encoding MFS transporter, whose translation MNPRILLLTLGTFAIGTEGYVIAGVLPTITGDLGVSIAAGGMLVTVFALVYALGSPVLAALLGHWPHRQVLLGGLAVFTLGNLLAALAPSFGMLVFARLIAALGAALYTPTASAAAVALARPERRGQALSLVSGGLTVAIVLGVPLGTWVGHAFGWRMTFVMVAVMSGLALLGAALLLPSFAASAALGLRQRMAPLARPPFLAALSLSVIWITGAFTVYPYLSPLLGQITHMDYAGVSLMLLIFGVASMLGIFLGGYIADRWGSGLSIPISLGVLILTMALLPLAAATGAGAALAIAVWGVSGWSVSVPQQHRLIALAPSDAAVALALNSSAMYLGQALGAVVGGALVDASQVWLLGPAGAAIEVAALAAVLLAMRRPYSQAGSAAEQTA comes from the coding sequence ATGAACCCGCGCATTCTGCTGCTGACGCTTGGGACATTCGCTATCGGGACCGAGGGCTATGTGATCGCGGGCGTGCTGCCGACCATCACGGGCGACCTAGGGGTGTCGATCGCCGCTGGCGGTATGCTGGTGACGGTGTTCGCGCTGGTGTACGCGCTCGGCTCGCCGGTGCTGGCAGCGCTGCTGGGCCACTGGCCGCACCGCCAGGTGCTGCTGGGCGGGCTGGCGGTGTTCACGCTGGGCAACCTGCTGGCGGCGCTCGCCCCGTCGTTTGGCATGCTGGTGTTCGCACGGCTTATCGCGGCGCTCGGCGCGGCGCTGTATACGCCCACTGCCTCGGCGGCGGCGGTGGCGCTGGCCCGCCCCGAGCGGCGTGGCCAGGCGCTCTCGCTGGTGAGCGGCGGCCTGACGGTGGCCATCGTGCTGGGGGTGCCGCTGGGCACCTGGGTGGGCCACGCCTTCGGCTGGCGCATGACCTTTGTGATGGTGGCGGTGATGAGCGGGCTGGCCCTGCTGGGCGCGGCGCTGCTGCTGCCCAGCTTCGCGGCCAGCGCGGCGCTGGGGCTGCGCCAGCGCATGGCACCGCTGGCCCGCCCGCCGTTCCTAGCCGCGCTCAGCCTCTCGGTGATCTGGATCACGGGCGCGTTCACGGTCTACCCCTACCTCTCGCCGCTGCTGGGCCAGATCACGCACATGGACTACGCGGGCGTGAGCTTGATGCTGCTGATCTTCGGTGTGGCCAGCATGCTGGGCATCTTCTTGGGCGGCTACATAGCCGATCGCTGGGGTAGCGGGCTATCGATCCCGATCAGTCTGGGCGTGCTGATCCTGACCATGGCGCTGCTGCCGCTGGCAGCGGCCACGGGCGCGGGTGCGGCGCTGGCCATAGCGGTGTGGGGCGTCAGCGGCTGGTCGGTCTCGGTGCCGCAGCAGCACCGCCTGATCGCGCTCGCGCCGAGTGATGCGGCGGTGGCGCTGGCGCTGAACAGCTCGGCCATGTACCTGGGGCAGGCCCTGGGCGCAGTGGTGGGTGGCGCGCTGGTGGATGCGTCGCAGGTGTGGCTGCTCGGCCCGGCGGGCGCGGCTATCGAGGTGGCGGCGCTGGCCGCGGTGCTTCTGGCCATGCGGCGGCCTTATTCACAGGCAGGTTCAGCCGCCGAGCAGACGGCGTAG